One window of the Rosa rugosa chromosome 3, drRosRugo1.1, whole genome shotgun sequence genome contains the following:
- the LOC133736364 gene encoding uncharacterized protein LOC133736364 isoform X2 has translation MSVEKKIEILEGLAGTVSNRRSRRWLNDRLLMELVPRLNAEEIRGLFAPPPFGDDVPLSPFCMTNVPEWDTFRNIDMDKQANIIDSLESSCETKKGNVDADKMAVLNAWRRVDSRTREALRRSVVSDLIEGYELRIRGYLTETGEEDADSLILRVQDPFRRLLLHGVCEFYNLVSVTVTESEKGKSAKMTKITKKKRCSSEVPNITLSHFLKMTKQGVW, from the exons ATGTCGGTTGAGAAGAAGATTGAGATTCTGGAAGGGTTGGCTGGAACG GTTAGCAACCGCCGGTCTCGAAGATGGTTAAATGATCGCCTCTTGATGGAACTTGTTCCTCGTCTGAATGCAGAAGAAATTAGAGGCTTGTTTGCTCCACCACCTTTTG GTGATGATGTACCGCTGTCACCATTTTGCATGACTAATGTGCCAGAGTGGGACACATTTAGGAATATAGACATGGATAAACAG GCTAATATTATTGATTCCCTAGAGAGCTCTTGTGAAACCAAGAAGGGCAATGTTGATGCTGATAAAATGGCTGTCTTGAATGCATGGCGTAGGGTGGATTCTCGAACAAGGGAGGCACTTCGCCGCAGCGTTGTTTCAGACCTTATTGAGGGATATGAG ttGCGTATACGTGGTTATTTAACGGAGACTGGAGAAGAAGATGCAGACTCTCTCATCCTACGGGTTCAAGACCCTTTTCGTCGTTTACTGCTGCATGGTGTTTGTGAG TTCTACAACTTGGTATCGGTGACTGTAACTGAATCAGAGAAAGGGAAGTCAGCTAAGATGACCAagataacaaagaaaaaaaggtgCTCATCTGAAGTTCCAAATATCACTCTGTCCCATTTCTTGAAGATGACCAAACAAGGAGTTTGGTGA
- the LOC133736364 gene encoding uncharacterized protein LOC133736364 isoform X1, which translates to MATADVLNREEALFLSSPIHEPRKGESVKSRGMSVEKKIEILEGLAGTVSNRRSRRWLNDRLLMELVPRLNAEEIRGLFAPPPFGDDVPLSPFCMTNVPEWDTFRNIDMDKQANIIDSLESSCETKKGNVDADKMAVLNAWRRVDSRTREALRRSVVSDLIEGYELRIRGYLTETGEEDADSLILRVQDPFRRLLLHGVCEFYNLVSVTVTESEKGKSAKMTKITKKKRCSSEVPNITLSHFLKMTKQGVW; encoded by the exons atggCGACCGCTGATGTTCTCAACAGAGAAGAAGCCCTTTTCCTCTCCTCTCCTATCCATGAACCCAGAAAAG GTGAGAGTGTCAAATCTCGTGGAATGTCGGTTGAGAAGAAGATTGAGATTCTGGAAGGGTTGGCTGGAACG GTTAGCAACCGCCGGTCTCGAAGATGGTTAAATGATCGCCTCTTGATGGAACTTGTTCCTCGTCTGAATGCAGAAGAAATTAGAGGCTTGTTTGCTCCACCACCTTTTG GTGATGATGTACCGCTGTCACCATTTTGCATGACTAATGTGCCAGAGTGGGACACATTTAGGAATATAGACATGGATAAACAG GCTAATATTATTGATTCCCTAGAGAGCTCTTGTGAAACCAAGAAGGGCAATGTTGATGCTGATAAAATGGCTGTCTTGAATGCATGGCGTAGGGTGGATTCTCGAACAAGGGAGGCACTTCGCCGCAGCGTTGTTTCAGACCTTATTGAGGGATATGAG ttGCGTATACGTGGTTATTTAACGGAGACTGGAGAAGAAGATGCAGACTCTCTCATCCTACGGGTTCAAGACCCTTTTCGTCGTTTACTGCTGCATGGTGTTTGTGAG TTCTACAACTTGGTATCGGTGACTGTAACTGAATCAGAGAAAGGGAAGTCAGCTAAGATGACCAagataacaaagaaaaaaaggtgCTCATCTGAAGTTCCAAATATCACTCTGTCCCATTTCTTGAAGATGACCAAACAAGGAGTTTGGTGA
- the LOC133740176 gene encoding transcription factor bHLH7-like isoform X2 — MEGESSHNDPLQLMSLNFGGSVANHVSGAPQHDLNQKMIMEAGTSVNQTDALALPWMVQSPMPAQSCVDYLAESSSFLPKSPYEDMLERISLSGSGIHAAGGVSEFHRDLLYCSSLGKASGSKSIDFSTDMDPWKLQHHTSWTDNFTGSSFDNVSQVDQKLTLAAPGFPSRPCQSATKQKALVTDRARRIRIAERVTALEELLPQSVEGGQEFVLDDVIDHIKFLQLQIKDLSKSRLGGETITEPMIFREGYGHYFLHQQMLSEPLEEMIGKLLETNPAAADQLLKDKGLSMVPLGLTKKLF, encoded by the exons ATGGAAGGAGAGAGTAGCCATAATGACCCCTTGCAATTGATGTCTTTAAATTTTGGTGGGAGTGTTGCGAATCATGTCTCTGGTGCGCCACAACATGATCTGAACCAAAAGATGATCATGGAAGCTGGAACTAGTGTGAACCAAACTGATGCGCTTGCATTACCTTGGATGGTTCAATCCCCAATGCCGGCTCAAAGTTGTGTTGACTATCTAGCAGAAAGTTCATCATTTCTGCCAAAATCTCCTTATGAAGACATGCTAGAGAGGATTTCTTTATCTGGTAGTGGCATACATGCTGCTGGTGGAGTCTCTGAATTCCATAGAGATTTGTTATACTGCAGCAGTCTTGGAAAAGCTTCTGGTTCTAAATCAATTGATTTCTCTACGGACATGGATCCTTGGAAG CTACAGCATCATACTTCATGGACAGATAATTTCACTGGGTCTAGTTTTGACAATGTTTCTCAAGTTGATCAAAAGTTAACACTGGCTGCACCTGGTTTTCCTTCCCGGCCATGTCAAAGTGCTACAAAACAGAAAGCTCTTGTAACTGATCGT GCTCGTAGGATCCGAATTGCTGAAAGGGTAACTGCACTGGAAGAACTGCTTCCACAATCTGTAGAG GGTGGTCAAGAATTTGTACTGGATGATGTCATTGACCATATCAAGTTTTTGCAGCTTCAAATAAAG GATCTAAGTAAAAGCAGATTGGGAGGTGAAACAATTACTGAACCGATGATTTTCCGCGAG GGATATGGTCACTACTTCTTACACCAGCAAATGCTGAGTGAACCTCTTGAAGAGATGATAGGAAAATTGCTGGAGACAAATCCAGCAGCAGCAGACCAGCTGTTAAAGGACAAGGGTCTTTCGATGGTGCCTCTGGGTTTAACCAAGAAATTATTCTGA
- the LOC133740176 gene encoding transcription factor bHLH7-like isoform X1, with amino-acid sequence MEGESSHNDPLQLMSLNFGGSVANHVSGAPQHDLNQKMIMEAGTSVNQTDALALPWMVQSPMPAQSCVDYLAESSSFLPKSPYEDMLERISLSGSGIHAAGGVSEFHRDLLYCSSLGKASGSKSIDFSTDMDPWKLQHHTSWTDNFTGSSFDNVSQVDQKLTLAAPGFPSRPCQSATKQKALVTDRQARRIRIAERVTALEELLPQSVEGGQEFVLDDVIDHIKFLQLQIKDLSKSRLGGETITEPMIFREGYGHYFLHQQMLSEPLEEMIGKLLETNPAAADQLLKDKGLSMVPLGLTKKLF; translated from the exons ATGGAAGGAGAGAGTAGCCATAATGACCCCTTGCAATTGATGTCTTTAAATTTTGGTGGGAGTGTTGCGAATCATGTCTCTGGTGCGCCACAACATGATCTGAACCAAAAGATGATCATGGAAGCTGGAACTAGTGTGAACCAAACTGATGCGCTTGCATTACCTTGGATGGTTCAATCCCCAATGCCGGCTCAAAGTTGTGTTGACTATCTAGCAGAAAGTTCATCATTTCTGCCAAAATCTCCTTATGAAGACATGCTAGAGAGGATTTCTTTATCTGGTAGTGGCATACATGCTGCTGGTGGAGTCTCTGAATTCCATAGAGATTTGTTATACTGCAGCAGTCTTGGAAAAGCTTCTGGTTCTAAATCAATTGATTTCTCTACGGACATGGATCCTTGGAAG CTACAGCATCATACTTCATGGACAGATAATTTCACTGGGTCTAGTTTTGACAATGTTTCTCAAGTTGATCAAAAGTTAACACTGGCTGCACCTGGTTTTCCTTCCCGGCCATGTCAAAGTGCTACAAAACAGAAAGCTCTTGTAACTGATCGT CAGGCTCGTAGGATCCGAATTGCTGAAAGGGTAACTGCACTGGAAGAACTGCTTCCACAATCTGTAGAG GGTGGTCAAGAATTTGTACTGGATGATGTCATTGACCATATCAAGTTTTTGCAGCTTCAAATAAAG GATCTAAGTAAAAGCAGATTGGGAGGTGAAACAATTACTGAACCGATGATTTTCCGCGAG GGATATGGTCACTACTTCTTACACCAGCAAATGCTGAGTGAACCTCTTGAAGAGATGATAGGAAAATTGCTGGAGACAAATCCAGCAGCAGCAGACCAGCTGTTAAAGGACAAGGGTCTTTCGATGGTGCCTCTGGGTTTAACCAAGAAATTATTCTGA
- the LOC133740176 gene encoding transcription factor bHLH7-like isoform X3 has translation MEGESSHNDPLQLMSLNFGGSVANHVSGAPQHDLNQKMIMEAGTSVNQTDALALPWMVQSPMPAQSCVDYLAESSSFLPKSPYEDMLERISLSGSGIHAAGGVSEFHRDLLYCSSLGKASGSKSIDFSTDMDPWKHHTSWTDNFTGSSFDNVSQVDQKLTLAAPGFPSRPCQSATKQKALVTDRQARRIRIAERVTALEELLPQSVEGGQEFVLDDVIDHIKFLQLQIKDLSKSRLGGETITEPMIFREGYGHYFLHQQMLSEPLEEMIGKLLETNPAAADQLLKDKGLSMVPLGLTKKLF, from the exons ATGGAAGGAGAGAGTAGCCATAATGACCCCTTGCAATTGATGTCTTTAAATTTTGGTGGGAGTGTTGCGAATCATGTCTCTGGTGCGCCACAACATGATCTGAACCAAAAGATGATCATGGAAGCTGGAACTAGTGTGAACCAAACTGATGCGCTTGCATTACCTTGGATGGTTCAATCCCCAATGCCGGCTCAAAGTTGTGTTGACTATCTAGCAGAAAGTTCATCATTTCTGCCAAAATCTCCTTATGAAGACATGCTAGAGAGGATTTCTTTATCTGGTAGTGGCATACATGCTGCTGGTGGAGTCTCTGAATTCCATAGAGATTTGTTATACTGCAGCAGTCTTGGAAAAGCTTCTGGTTCTAAATCAATTGATTTCTCTACGGACATGGATCCTTGGAAG CATCATACTTCATGGACAGATAATTTCACTGGGTCTAGTTTTGACAATGTTTCTCAAGTTGATCAAAAGTTAACACTGGCTGCACCTGGTTTTCCTTCCCGGCCATGTCAAAGTGCTACAAAACAGAAAGCTCTTGTAACTGATCGT CAGGCTCGTAGGATCCGAATTGCTGAAAGGGTAACTGCACTGGAAGAACTGCTTCCACAATCTGTAGAG GGTGGTCAAGAATTTGTACTGGATGATGTCATTGACCATATCAAGTTTTTGCAGCTTCAAATAAAG GATCTAAGTAAAAGCAGATTGGGAGGTGAAACAATTACTGAACCGATGATTTTCCGCGAG GGATATGGTCACTACTTCTTACACCAGCAAATGCTGAGTGAACCTCTTGAAGAGATGATAGGAAAATTGCTGGAGACAAATCCAGCAGCAGCAGACCAGCTGTTAAAGGACAAGGGTCTTTCGATGGTGCCTCTGGGTTTAACCAAGAAATTATTCTGA
- the LOC133740176 gene encoding transcription factor bHLH7-like isoform X4, which yields MEGESSHNDPLQLMSLNFGGSVANHVSGAPQHDLNQKMIMEAGTSVNQTDALALPWMVQSPMPAQSCVDYLAESSSFLPKSPYEDMLERISLSGSGIHAAGGVSEFHRDLLYCSSLGKASGSKSIDFSTDMDPWKHHTSWTDNFTGSSFDNVSQVDQKLTLAAPGFPSRPCQSATKQKALVTDRARRIRIAERVTALEELLPQSVEGGQEFVLDDVIDHIKFLQLQIKDLSKSRLGGETITEPMIFREGYGHYFLHQQMLSEPLEEMIGKLLETNPAAADQLLKDKGLSMVPLGLTKKLF from the exons ATGGAAGGAGAGAGTAGCCATAATGACCCCTTGCAATTGATGTCTTTAAATTTTGGTGGGAGTGTTGCGAATCATGTCTCTGGTGCGCCACAACATGATCTGAACCAAAAGATGATCATGGAAGCTGGAACTAGTGTGAACCAAACTGATGCGCTTGCATTACCTTGGATGGTTCAATCCCCAATGCCGGCTCAAAGTTGTGTTGACTATCTAGCAGAAAGTTCATCATTTCTGCCAAAATCTCCTTATGAAGACATGCTAGAGAGGATTTCTTTATCTGGTAGTGGCATACATGCTGCTGGTGGAGTCTCTGAATTCCATAGAGATTTGTTATACTGCAGCAGTCTTGGAAAAGCTTCTGGTTCTAAATCAATTGATTTCTCTACGGACATGGATCCTTGGAAG CATCATACTTCATGGACAGATAATTTCACTGGGTCTAGTTTTGACAATGTTTCTCAAGTTGATCAAAAGTTAACACTGGCTGCACCTGGTTTTCCTTCCCGGCCATGTCAAAGTGCTACAAAACAGAAAGCTCTTGTAACTGATCGT GCTCGTAGGATCCGAATTGCTGAAAGGGTAACTGCACTGGAAGAACTGCTTCCACAATCTGTAGAG GGTGGTCAAGAATTTGTACTGGATGATGTCATTGACCATATCAAGTTTTTGCAGCTTCAAATAAAG GATCTAAGTAAAAGCAGATTGGGAGGTGAAACAATTACTGAACCGATGATTTTCCGCGAG GGATATGGTCACTACTTCTTACACCAGCAAATGCTGAGTGAACCTCTTGAAGAGATGATAGGAAAATTGCTGGAGACAAATCCAGCAGCAGCAGACCAGCTGTTAAAGGACAAGGGTCTTTCGATGGTGCCTCTGGGTTTAACCAAGAAATTATTCTGA